A genome region from Maylandia zebra isolate NMK-2024a linkage group LG6, Mzebra_GT3a, whole genome shotgun sequence includes the following:
- the map9 gene encoding microtubule-associated protein 9 — translation MTEQEYGTLAYSKSPKTSKRTTFQDELQAAVSARATKAKTDQYTYSDDFEEDEDDFLNRLLKLRKKKTDPLKAGKNKAKIINNFDLSDDEDKHRRTKKVSFLKTKRISSPSNSTTASESQEKNEPLDSHTAARDSSNGSASSQRSTDDAQFKNARVDSADPQITRESSSKSLSYQTSDDTLLDMPLPLPSDSSVVETPGPEQKSGSAAEESSQTSQLSTCDLNHTASADSVSEREPPRPKPRQRTLRLSFHTSEKPAEDFQDLSRPQTSSVSIPLSTDTSGTIAWTEGDHTVSPSSNKSARSALLTKSTVDSGSKDGFISDDSKEQERNYSTSFEEFTGCSGDPSAHLSHVSEESVEARTLSSHSKTTPRSQSACSRKVESKYLGSLKVLDRKVSLQESQPQEADSLRAAIYQEWLKKKKEKSRENMQLKKKEAMLKEKKEKEEEAKKEDAVAFYEAWKKKKAESLKSKAKEKEAVIRKEQKAAEEKEEKRQTAQQVFEKWKREHDHLLKENYRKQKEAENKLKLKNKEQEEVRKRDSRSAFSNWCEKKKEVIDDKFTSERKEIKNKAEEEKYTKEERDKMALEVYENWLARKDLEQKRRREERRIQEILGDSPPPPWSPPNKTIPFRR, via the exons ATGACCGAGCAGGAGTACGGGACTCTTGCTTATTCAAAAAGTCcgaaaacatctaaaagaacaACATTTCAG GATGAACTCCAGGCTGCTGTCTCTGCCAGGGCGACCAAAGCCAAGACAGATCAGTACACCTACTCTGATGACTTCGAAGAAGATGAAGATG attttttaaacagactccttaaattaagaaaaaagaagacagaTCCTCTCAAAGCTGGGAAGAATAAAGCCAAAATCATTAACAACTTTGACCTCTCAGATGATGAAGACAAACACAGGAGGACAAAGAAAGTTTCAttcctgaaaacaaaaagaatcagCTCTCCCTCCAACAGCACCACTGCGTCAGAGTCACAAGAAAAAAACGAGCCCCTAGACTCACACACGGCTGCACGTGATAGTTCTAATGGGTCAGCATCTTCACAACGCTCCACAGATGACGCACAGTTTAAAAATGCTCGTGTGGATTCAGCTGATCCTCAGATCACAAGAGAAAGCTCAAGTAAATCTCTGTCATACCAAACATCAGACGATACTCTCCTGGACATGCCTTTACCGTTACCATCTGACAGCAGCGTGGTGGAAACTCCAGGGCCAGAGCAAAAGAGCGGCTCTGCTGCTGAAGAAAGCTCACAGACTTCACAGTTATCAACATGTGACCTGAACCACACAGCTTCAGCAG ATAGTGTTTCAGAGAGGGAGCCACCAAGACCTAAACCCCGGCAAAGGACCCTAAGATTGAGCTTTCACACTTCAGAGAAGCCAGCTGAAGACTTTCAGGATCTCAGCAGGCCTCAGACTTCTTCTGTATCAATTCCTCTCTCAACTGATACATCTGGCACCATAGCT TGGACAGAAGGAGACCACACAGTTTCACCCTCTTCAAATAAGAGTGCACGGTCTGCACTCCTCACAAAGTCCACTGTTGATTCTGGATCGAAAG atGGCTTTATTTCTGATGACAGCaaagagcaggagaggaactactcCACATCATTTGAAGAATTTACT GGATGCTCAGGAGATCCCTCAGCTCATCTCTCTCATGTCTCTGAGGAATCTGTTGAAGCAAG gACTTTGAGTTCTCACTCTAAGACCACTCCAAGATCTCAGAGTGCATGCTCCAGGAAAGTGGAGTCCAAGTATTTGGGGTCTCTCAAAGTTCTGGACCGTAAAGTCTCTTTACAAGAGTCTCAGCCACAAGAAGCAGATTCCCTCCGAGCTGCCATTTATCAG GAATGGctcaaaaagaagaaggaaaagtcgagggagaacatgcaactgaagaagaaagaggccatgttgaaagaaaaaaaggaaaag gaagaggaGGCTAAAAAAGAAGATGCTGTTGCGTTCTATGAGGCttggaagaaaaagaaggcagAAAGCCTCAAATCTAAGGCCAAAGAGAAGGAAGCTGTGattagaaaagaacaaaaagcagctgaggagaaagaagaaaaaaggcagaCTGCTCAACAG GTGTTTGAGAAATGGAAACGTGAGCATGATCATCTGCTAAAAGAGaattacagaaaacaaaaggaggCTGAAAATAAATTGAAgcttaaaaacaaagaacaggagGAGGTGAGAAAAAGGGACAGCAGGTCTGCCTTTTCTAACTG GtgtgaaaagaagaaagaagttaTCGATGACAAATTCACGTCAGAGcgcaaagaaatcaaaaataaagCGGAGGAGGAGAAATACACGAAGGAAGAAAGAGATAAAATGGCTTTAGAGGTGTATGAAAACTGGCTG GCAAGAAAAGATCTAGAGCAGAAGAGACGCAGAGAAGAGAGACGGATACAAGAGATACTCGGAGACAGCCCACCTCCACCATGGAGCCCCCCAAATAAAACCATACCGTTTCGAAGATGA